The DNA segment cactcatttttccctcaacaaaaaTAATCACAGGCATCTTATTTCCACAATATACAATCTGCGATAAGTAGTTTTATAACAAGGAGGGCGTAACTACCATAGCAATTTGCAATGATTTTCTTAACACAATGGTTACTTAAACCCAAAGCAGAGATTGACACATCAACATGTGAGGTCATAGGTTTAACTAATATGTCCATATTTAGAGCAatggtttggttcaaaactcacacaaaataggagaaaatatctgtaaaatatgaaataatgttGCTACCAAAAAAGTAAAAGCTTaggattatatattaaaaaaaatgaagaagaagtgtATGGATTTAAAATAAGGATTAATCACCAATTAGTCTGTCAGTTCTATGCAAGTTTCAAAATTCTCACGTAGTTTCATAATTATTATAGATGGTACTCAAGGTTCACACATTTGCCAACAATTATCCTACCATTCATCTGCTATCCAAAAACCTAAAGGAACACCATGTTAGACTTATTAAAAGCTCAACATGTGTCCTCAGCCATGTCAGCTCAGACCCAAGAATACAAGATAgcttagaaaataaaaacataacaaagttaaaaataaaatcagaactaaaaaattgaaaaaaaaatgaaaaagtggTGGGAACAAGACCCTACTGAGTGGTGCTGCCAAAGAGGGGAGCGGGTTTAGAGTACTTTGCCATTGCCTCCAGTAATGGTAGGCTAACATTAGAAGAGAGAAAGATAAGGCGCATCTTGATTCAATTAGAAACATTATTCACAGGGAAACATTCTTCAAtgctaaaatgaataaatatgtcaATTCAAATACCTTAACAAAAGCAAAAATACACTGATTCTTACATTTCCTAACATTTGATTGTCCAACTACAACACAAATATATAGGACTGCTGATTAATCATTAAAGTCCCATTAACGCTTTACGTTTGTTTGAAACAAGTGATTATATGTTTCGGACTATGTCAAAAAGTTGTGGTCAAACAATTATTGATtgccttttatcttttatcttttgcAGAGGCAGCTTGAAGTTTTGTCATTTGCTTTTCCTTCTATTtgcaacaaagaaagaaacccaaaagaaaTAACAACTGCAATTAGTACTTGGAAACTGAAAAGCTCTGCACTAAGATGTCGCTGTGACAAAATCCATGAGATAACAACCTATAGCTACACATATAATCCTTCACTATAGGATAAGAGGTTAAACATGCGAAGGGAGCTTTACATCCAagccaaaaaataaagatcCTGGTACAataaacacaactttaaaaaaaaaaattgaacccaaaatctTTTCAACAACAATTACCTCTCAACCGATCCAATATTTAGTAGAAAAAAGCTCACCAAACcataaaatatacaattataGAAAGTAGAAAGAAACCCATGTGAAAAATAGACTAGTATAGTAAATCGCGTCCACAATCATTCTTGAGAAAACCCACGCCCATCAATGGGAAATCCACCAAAAATTGCTCCCCCCAATTCAagcaaaacacatacagttaaAATACACTAACCAGGTATGCATTTCTCTCACAAAAATTGATCATGACATCGGGCGGAAGAACAAGGGTAGCCAGAAACAgagaagggaagagagagagaggaaaagaaaaatagaagaaaatgagGGTTTTTGGTACATACGATCTTCAAAGAGAAAACGttttttacttacaaaaatttgGCAATGGAGATCTGCAATCAATGGTGCTGAAGTGCAAGGGAGGGCCAACCGTTTCAGAGAGAGAAGACGCAGGATGAAAGGGAGAGCGCTAGAGCCAAGGACCGATGCGGATGTACAGTATTTCAACAAATATAGGAATTTCTTGTACATACCAGAATGAAGTTCGTAAAATGGGGATTGGGATGGAGATGGGTTTTTGATGAAAACCCTAAATTATTCCTTAAATTATAGGGAAGAAATCCATATGCAGAACCGAATAGGGATGCTCTCTTAGAGttggaattatattttaatacaagagaaattatttttacagtCATGAGTTACGTAAGTgctatgtaatttttttttaaaaaaaaaagtaaatacgaTATTcacatgaaaattttaattttttgaaatgataGATCCAACTTCCTAAAACGAAATGTATAGCATTTACACAGCACATagttgtatgtagcattacacTTGATATAACAACTCTGCCAAATTCAACGAATTTATCAAGGAAAAAAGATGATACAGTACATAATTGCCAcgtcaaaatataaaataggtGACATAttagttatgattttttttctttatcatgtgaaaaataatatttacagtcataaagTCTACAAACATCACACactctttttaataaaagtgaGTATATATGGATCtcaaatgaaaaaatgatttttttaacatggaccttattctttattaaaagaaatatacgaTACTTATACaactcataattatatttaatattattttttatattatattcttatttcaaataaaaaaggtaGACAAGGCTATTAAACACATGCTTCAAAATTCTAAAACGTACATCAAGGCCGGGTGTTGGCTACAGGACTTACAAATCGATTTTAACTCCTGTATAAGTGCAAGTATATAAAagccttttataaaaatatattcataaattgatttgatatattaaatttaataatccTTACAATCTTGCGGATCATTTTAAATCGtatcaattaattataacatttacttataaaaatttatgtatagactaatatttttttcttctttttaattctttctggtTCATTTTGATCAGTTTCTcaagaaaagagtttgttatttGCACATTTTAACGTCTATatgttggaaaagaaaaatctatgaCACTTGAACGATATGTGTCCACGTGGCTAAATACTAATCTCAATTAATTGGTGTCGGTTTTGAAGAGATGGAGTGGAAGCAAGGATGTCTTCGAATTTAAGAGCTAATTTTAAGCCTCAAAGCAATGGTATAATACTGTATGCTAAAGAAATCAAAGCTTAAGGGAATGTATTACACACACCCTGTTaggattttaatttcaaaacttCATTAAATCTTATATCGTTATATCAAAGACatgtaaatatataaagaaaaattatgttcatacaccatatatatgtttttatttattattttttctcttagtATGTATAAGATGTAGGGATGATGAATATAAGAACTcatgatatataaaatgtatcttacaatataaaatatatcatttcatttataaaattgtCTTACaattaaatcaaatcttattacATAAGTTATGTTATTGACGTGTTCTACGCTTGCAAATAGAAGAACTTTATTTATAGTGATctttataagttaaaaaattctatttataagctAAGGTAGATAATCTAGTAAAATGTTTATATGAcacaatttaatttaaaagaaaaattttaaaatttgaatcttacaaatcaaatattactatttaaattatACAGATGATATGCTCTACATATCGatttgagaatagaataactcttATAAATTTATCTAACAAAAAGTGAtgcttttaatattaaaaataatacttacAAGTTTCATGACATATATGAATCAATACTTGCAATTTtgcttatatatacatatttatgtgTAAACtattgaaaaaagtgaaaattttataatttgaaatttgaaattcaaattaaaaatatataatattacgcGTAAAAATTATACGTACGTGTACCACAACTCATCTTATAAGAATCAAGTCAGGTGTCATAAATTAAGGTTAATCAACAGGGAAAGTTAAGAGCATGTGAACGTGTCAGCGACTCAGCATTGGATCCCAGCCTGATTTGGCGAATAATAACTGGATTTAATCCCCAAATCAGTTATCAACTAACCTGTATCATCAACAATCACTTTCATTTATTGATCTTAATTGGAAAATGACAGACCAAATTAATCTAGAACATCATGATCAATGGAAACATGACACGAGTTCCATCTACAAAAGTAACAAAACTTCATGCGAAGCACACGGTAGAGAAAATTAGCAGCAGTTTCTACGCATGTGCCCAACAAAAGCATTCTTTACAAGCAGAGAGAACTCACCGTGTGAGCGACGTTAACGTGGGACCAAAGCCGTATCCAATGAATTAGGCGGTGCAATGACGGCCaacttcttcctttcttttgctTCTCCATGATCTCCAGtatcttaatcattacaaaagCTCCATATAATAAGTACACAAAGACGCCAAAACTTCAGAGTTTATTTGATATCTCAAGACAGGATCTGTTCCAACTCGCACCTTTTGATTTCTCAGTTTCTGCTTATTGTATTCTTTTAATGACCCAGATGAGAAAGATTGGTTGGCCCAAGTTGAAATTTTCCTTCGGAAGGGCAGGTTTGATTCTATCTTataatcatcttcttcttttattccGTTCATAAGGTTTTTCAAATCCTTCTCAATTATTTATTGGGGAAAAGGTTGCTGTCTTCTCTTTTAACtgttattttgtgttttggtcACAGGCCGAGCTCTGAAGGAAAGGGCAAATAGCTTGTCAAGCAAGTTAAGCGTGAATGAAGAATACATGGAAGCTTTCAGAACCGAGTCTTACATAGACATATGGAGCAAAGTTCAAGGTCAGCTGGGAAGAACAAACAATGTTAGTACTAGCAGTAAACTCTCTTCATCGCCTGCTCTTCCTCTCTATCTGCATCTCTCCGAATATTTACTCGAACCAAGTCAAGAAACCCTAGTGGAAATGATAAAAGGCATGAATCTTCATTACCTTTTAATGGATTATTTTGAAGCCAGCTTTGAAGCGTGTAAAGTCTGTGAATTACTCCTTCAAAGCATCCATCAAACGCGTGCTAATTATAGAAAAATCAAGCTGGGTAGAAGTGGGCATGATCATGCTGATCATTATGCTGATAAGCAATATTGCCAGGCTCTCCTCGGTGAGCTTGCTGCAATTGCAGTGTCAAAAAACCCATTATCGAATATTAGTACAATGCAATTTCGTGATATTCATGATGGCCACATGGCATTGTTCCATAGACTAACATCAAAATACAGAACAATCAAAAGGGGAGCAAGCTTTCATAGAATTTGGAAGAGGGCTTGTGGGATTAGTCTTTTTATTTCACAAACTGCAGTTCTGATTCTGCTGCTGATATTAGCACTCCATAGCATGGTTGGAATCGCGGCAGCACCAACGCTACTTACATTTTCCTTAGGTTTCTCTACGAAGAAAATGAAGGGGGGTTGTGGAGGTTTTAAGACTAGATCATTGCTTGATAGACTTGGTGAGCAACTTGATGTTGCAGCCAAAGGGGTTTACATATTGATCAATGATTTCGATACGATGAGCCGGATGGTTAAGAGGTTAAACGATGAGGTAGAGCACCAGAAAGCTGTTGCGGATATGTGTGTTAGGAATGGGAAATGTGAACTATTAAAGGAGGTTGTGAGGGAATTTCATATCCACGAGTCAAGCCTTCTGGACCAGTTAGAAGAGCTTGAAGAACACATCTACTTGTGCTTTCTCACAATAAACAGGTCCAGGAGGCTTGTAATCCAAGAGATAATGGAGGCTCACCAATGACACAGATCATCTTCATAAGCAAATAGATGGTGACCATTCTTGTTGATCCATAAGAGTCGATTCGAGATTAAGATTGTTGTACGTGGAATAGATTTTGTTAAtccacaatgatgacagatcCTGATGTTTAATTTGTTCAAGTTCTTTTCGAGtctttataattcttttgtatttAGTTAATACTAAGAAAAATGCTATATCTACCGAGAGTTGGgttcccaattttttttttttttttttcacttaatgattaaggaagtattttttaataatgttgtgatttttttattattatttttaaatgtttatgatgattaaaaaaaatgcatgataaaaaaaagaaaattaaaaaagagaagaaaagaaatacacTTGTCGGGACATTGTTTCGGTCTCTGTAGTGCCGCTCTAGTACTAAATATGGCTCCGAAACAAGTCACAACTCATATCGTATTCTTCATGTCCGGCTCCACACTTAATTTTAACCATATTACGTATTTTGAGACAATAATTTCAACAGAAAACAtggaaacaagaagaaaaaagctTCCCTGACTAGGATTTAGAATGCCGGGAGAATTAGCATCATGAAGCTTGTCGCCAGTGGTGAGGTTACGTGGCATGGCCATCAAATGAACTGATGAAGAGGAACACAACAAATGCAAACACTTCCATGGGGCAAGCTTCACTCAGTTCTTTCCTCCGATCTCAAGGCTCCGTAAAGTAACGACATGCTCGATGATTTAAAATTCCCAAAACCTCTTACAATGCCTTGGCTTTGAGCCAATCTGCTGGTTACGGCATGATAATGGCAACGTTCCCTTCTCTATCTGATAATTGAGTAACCACCATCTCTTTTAACGATAAGTAATAAGCAAACATATCGGGAAAATCATGGAAGGTATGAGAAATGACCATGTCAGCCATTTTTTAGCTAGATCAGCTTGTAGACACACAGTCTGTGTACTTAAGCCAGTCTCTGAAACAATACGACAACCACCGAGCCACCACTACCAGCCACCACTTTGCATCTCTCAAAGGTTTAAAGAAGTATTCACCATCCTATTCCCTTGTAGCCGAGATGCAAAGCAGCAGCACAAGTCAAGCCAAGATGCAGAGCAGCAGAGCAAGCCAAGCCAAGAAACAGAACAGCAGCAGTAGACCAAGTCACTGTCTGAAGATGATGGAAAGACTCCCACTACACTGCTGCGATCATGGAGGCAATTGGTTAGAAATGTTTTCATACATGCATAGAGTACGATATAATGTCAGAATTAGTTGTGCTTTTTgttgtctttttctttctaataTGCCGCAGTACACATAAAggagttgtatatatatactgcaTTTTTGTATTCAGTTTTCCTCAATGAGAAAGGAGCAAGATAGTTCTTTCCATTCCCTCTTTTCTTCACTcttttaacatggtatcagagagggTCTAGCGATCTTCTGTCACTTCATCATCTCTTAGGATTTTTCACAAACACCTTTGCTGCATATAACTTTTCCCTTCATTTATCATCACTAATGGCAGAAACTGAGCCCTCTACTCACAATATTCCCATATCTCCTACAGAAGACCCAATGAAACCTTTCTACCTTCATCATAGTGATAACACTCATACTATTGTTATCTCACCTCCACTCACGGGATCAAACTACATCTCATGGAGCCGTTCTTTCACCCTAGCCATCTCAATCAAAAATAAGTTGGGCTTTCTTGATGGGAGTATCCCAACTCCAGAACTAACTGACCCTCTATACATCCCCTGGTTACGCTGCAACAATTTAATCCTTTCATGGATTCTTAACTCCATTTCGAAAGACATAGCTTCTAATGTCTTTTACATCAGCTCTGCAAAGGAAGTTTGGGAGAAGCTTAAGACACGTTTTTCTCAACCTGACAATGTGAGAATATACCAGTTACAGCAGCAGCTGGGAACTATTATTCAAGGAAGACAATCAGTTAGTGAGTATTTCACCCAACTCAATGCCATTTGGGAGGAGCTGCGCAACTACAGACCATTGCCATGCTGTTCTTGTAGACTCTGCACATGCAAGGCACTCAGCTCTGTTAGTGAGGTACAAATCTCAgattatgttttcaaat comes from the Carya illinoinensis cultivar Pawnee chromosome 8, C.illinoinensisPawnee_v1, whole genome shotgun sequence genome and includes:
- the LOC122319214 gene encoding UPF0496 protein At1g20180-like, with product MISSILIITKAPYNKYTKTPKLQSLFDISRQDLFQLAPFDFSVSAYCILLMTQMRKIGWPKLKFSFGRAGRALKERANSLSSKLSVNEEYMEAFRTESYIDIWSKVQGQLGRTNNVSTSSKLSSSPALPLYLHLSEYLLEPSQETLVEMIKGMNLHYLLMDYFEASFEACKVCELLLQSIHQTRANYRKIKLGRSGHDHADHYADKQYCQALLGELAAIAVSKNPLSNISTMQFRDIHDGHMALFHRLTSKYRTIKRGASFHRIWKRACGISLFISQTAVLILLLILALHSMVGIAAAPTLLTFSLGFSTKKMKGGCGGFKTRSLLDRLGEQLDVAAKGVYILINDFDTMSRMVKRLNDEVEHQKAVADMCVRNGKCELLKEVVREFHIHESSLLDQLEELEEHIYLCFLTINRSRRLVIQEIMEAHQ